AAATAAGCCTAAGGCCGTTTCGTCATTTTTGGCAGTTTTTTTCGAGTGAAGGGCCTGAGAGATCTTGACGTAGTCTTCTTTGGGAATTTTTCGCAAGGGAGCTATATCGTAAGCGAAGGCGTCCGGCAGTATTGCTCCGAGAAAAAAGGCCCGCATGTTTTTTTCAAGCACCTGGGTCAACAGTTTTTGCCGGGATTCTTTCAACCGGGTCAAGACATCTTGAGCTATCAGGATATGTGTCAGTTCCTTGGGCATTGGTTATTAGGCACCGGTTATTGGGATATCACGGAGCCGTAGATGAGTTCAACAAGAAAACGGGTAATCTTCAGTTGGTGCATGTATGACTGGGCCAACTCGGCCTTTGCCACGAGTGTGCTGGCAGCTATCCTTCCGGTCTATTTTGCCTCACTGGTGCCTGAGGGCGGCGTCACATTACGGTGTGGCCCATTAAGCTTTCCAACATCGGCAAGCGGGCTCTGGGCGTACAGCGTCTCCTTTTCAGTGCTTTTGACAGCCCTATGCGCGCCGGTCCTTGGAGCATTGGCTGATTTTTCAAGTTCCAAGAAGAAATTCCTTTTCGGCTTCACCTATGCTGGGGCTTTCTTCACATTATTTCTGTATTTGGTTCAAGAAGGGGACTGGCTGTTTTGCCTTATCCTCCTTGTGGCGGGTAACATAGGATTTGCCGGTAGCATGCCCTTATATAATGCTTTTTTGCCTGAAGTGGCCGTTAGAGAGGAAATAGACTGGGTTTCGGGCAAGGGCTATGCCTTTGGATACGCTGGCGGAGGGCTTTTGCTGGCCCTGCACGTGCTGATGATTACTCATCATGATGCTTTTGGAATACCCGATAGGTCGATGAGCATTCGCATATGCCTTGCCTCCGTGGGGATCTGGTGGGGGCTTTTTGCTGTGCCGCTTTTTCTTTGGGTCCCGGAGACAAGACGTTTGCATGATAAGCCACAGGGCTTCTCTTATCTTAGGTACGGCTTTGCTCGCTTTTTCAGGACACTACGCTGTTTTCGAAAATATCGGGATCTGCTGTGGTTTCTTGTCGCCTTCCTTATTTATAATGATGGCATTCAAACGGTGATTATGATGGCAGCTATCTTTGGCAAGACCGCCCTTGGCCTTGACACGGGTACCCTGATCGGCGCCCTTCTGATGACACAGCTAATCGCACTGCCAGGGGCTCTTGTGTTTGCAAGGCTGGCTCAACGCATCCGGGCCCAAGGCGCCATCATGGTCACATTGGTATTGTGGGTCGGCATTGTGACATACGCCTATTTCCTGAGAAGCGCTTTAGAATTCTGGATACTCGGTGGGCTTGTGGGTCTGATATTAGGTGGTAGTCAGGCCATCAGCCGATCCCTTTACGGGCAGTTGATTCCAAAGGATAGAGCAGCAGAGTTCTTCGGGTTTTTTGCCATCAGCTCAAAGTTCGCCTCCATATTTGGCCCCCTGGTCTTTGGGCTGGTTACGGACTTTTCTGAAAACCCGCGAAACGCCATTGTTTCATTGGTCCTGTTCTTTGTGGTGGGGATGATCCTGTTGAGCCGGGTTGACATGGAGAGGGGACGGCTTCAGGCCACCAGAGATTAGGCCATGAAGTGTGTACTAATGTGAAATCCCTAATCACAGGAAATATAGTCCATTATCCTTCTTCATCCAGAGAAGGGACAACTATTTGTTCTCCCTCTGAGTTTCTAGAATTCTGGGTTGGTTTCGCAATGCGGGTTTGAAGGAATCCACGATCCACACCTTCGTAGGCGACATTCATGCCCCGCTAGGTGATGATATTCGCAGTGCCTTGATATCACTGATTGAGATGCGCTGGGGGGAGCCGCAGCCGGAGGTGACACACGACGATTGGGTGGAATATCAGCGACTCTGCCGACCAGAGTCTCCGGATTTCATCTTGAATCTTCCAGACTACTGCGGCTTTTTTACCTATTCGATGTTCCATGGCAAGGTCGCCAAATAAAGCGTCCGAAAGGCGGAAGTCATGGTTGTCCGGTTGTCCACATGAATGAGGATTTAACGAGATCTAGACCTCTTGTTGGTGCATTGGAAGGATGGAAAAACTGGGCAAATTGATATTATCGCACTGCGTGTGTCAAAAGCGAAAAGTGCACACGGCACTTTTTGCTACCTTGATCAGGCAGAAACCGTGCAGCTAGACGCGTTGAGACGCTTCTTTCGTAAATCTGATTCCAAGTGGCATTTTTTATATTTTTTGCCACTTCCACACCAACACAGATCGTTTCGCCCCAGTTTTGGTATTTCCTTCGGTTGATTGCTTAACCCCAACAACTTACTAAAAAGTTTCACAAGCACTCCTTTAGACTACCCAAGAACCAGGGTTGTCTTGGGCCCATCAAAGACTGAATCAAGATTACTTTTTAAATATAACAGTCCTATGGATGCGAGGCAACCCCCAAAATGGCTCTTCTGTCAATAGCACTTCAATGTGTCCGTTTTGTGAATTGGTGTGGCACATCGCCTTGCAACCAAAGACGGGTCCTATCCATCCAACCATTTGGAAAGGCCAGGTTGTT
This portion of the Deltaproteobacteria bacterium genome encodes:
- a CDS encoding MFS transporter, which gives rise to MSSTRKRVIFSWCMYDWANSAFATSVLAAILPVYFASLVPEGGVTLRCGPLSFPTSASGLWAYSVSFSVLLTALCAPVLGALADFSSSKKKFLFGFTYAGAFFTLFLYLVQEGDWLFCLILLVAGNIGFAGSMPLYNAFLPEVAVREEIDWVSGKGYAFGYAGGGLLLALHVLMITHHDAFGIPDRSMSIRICLASVGIWWGLFAVPLFLWVPETRRLHDKPQGFSYLRYGFARFFRTLRCFRKYRDLLWFLVAFLIYNDGIQTVIMMAAIFGKTALGLDTGTLIGALLMTQLIALPGALVFARLAQRIRAQGAIMVTLVLWVGIVTYAYFLRSALEFWILGGLVGLILGGSQAISRSLYGQLIPKDRAAEFFGFFAISSKFASIFGPLVFGLVTDFSENPRNAIVSLVLFFVVGMILLSRVDMERGRLQATRD